The Clostridium sporogenes genome contains a region encoding:
- the uvrA gene encoding excinuclease ABC subunit UvrA, with translation MKDKIIIKGAKVNNLKNIDLQLPRDKYIVFTGLSGSGKSSLAFDTLYAEGQRRYVESLSAYARQFLGQMDKPEVDYIEGLSPAISIDQKTTNRNPRSTVGTVTEIYDYLRLLYAKIGKPHCPKCGKEITQQTVDQMVDKIMTMAERTKIQVLSPIISGRKGEHIKTIENIVKSGYVRARIDGNIVDLEEEEIKLEKNKKHTIEAVVDRLVVKEGIESRLADSMETALKLSEGIVIINVVGEEDILFSEKFACVDCNISIGEIAPRMFSFNSPYGKCDKCDGLGTLMEIDEDLVVPNKSKSIVEGAIVPLGSGSLKEDSWTFSILKALSKEYKFDLNTPIEKLDPKIVKIILYGLDGERIKVNYKKENRTMELNHAYEGVINNLRRRYIETNSDYIKRDIERYMSDNPCPKCKGARLHDEALSVTVAHKNIFEFCSMSIKKELDFIESLELSKKDEIISNQILKEIRSRLKFLIDVGLDYLTLSRNASTLSGGESQRIRLATQIGSSLVGVLYILDEPSIGLHQRDNDRLIKTLKNLRDLGNTLVVVEHDEDTIREADYIVDIGPGAGEHGGEVVAAGTLEDIMNTEKSITGQYIKGVRTISVPEERRKGEGKYISIKGAKENNLKNVSAKFPIGLFTCVTGVSGSGKSTLVNGILYKGIHKKLNNSKDNPGKHKEITGIENVDKVINIDQSPIGRTPRSNPATYTGVFDIIREVFSNTKEAKMRGYKPGRFSFNVKGGRCEACSGDGIIKIEMQFLSDVYVPCEICKGKRYNRETLEVKYKGKNISDVLNMTVEEALNFFENIPRIKNKLQTLMDVGLSYIRLGQSSTQLSGGEAQRIKLAYELSKRSTGKTLYILDEPTTGLHMEDVNKLISILQRLTNSGNTVVVIEHNLDVIKNADYLIDLGPEGGEKGGTIIAEGTPEKISRASNSYTGQYLKKML, from the coding sequence ATGAAGGATAAAATTATTATTAAAGGTGCTAAGGTTAATAATTTAAAAAATATAGATCTTCAGTTGCCAAGAGATAAATATATAGTGTTTACAGGCCTATCTGGTTCTGGTAAATCCTCATTAGCTTTTGACACTTTATATGCAGAGGGACAGAGAAGATATGTAGAATCTTTATCTGCCTATGCCAGACAGTTTTTAGGACAAATGGATAAACCAGAAGTAGATTATATAGAAGGGTTATCACCGGCTATATCTATTGATCAAAAAACCACTAATAGAAATCCACGTTCAACCGTTGGAACTGTGACAGAAATATATGATTATTTAAGATTATTATACGCAAAAATCGGCAAACCCCATTGCCCTAAATGTGGAAAAGAAATAACTCAGCAAACAGTAGATCAAATGGTAGATAAAATAATGACTATGGCGGAAAGAACTAAAATACAAGTATTATCTCCCATCATAAGTGGAAGAAAAGGTGAGCACATTAAGACCATAGAAAACATAGTAAAATCAGGATATGTAAGAGCTAGAATAGATGGAAATATAGTAGATCTAGAAGAGGAAGAAATAAAGTTAGAAAAAAATAAAAAACATACAATAGAGGCTGTAGTAGATAGATTAGTAGTTAAAGAAGGCATAGAAAGTAGACTTGCAGATTCTATGGAAACTGCATTAAAGTTATCAGAAGGAATAGTAATAATAAATGTTGTGGGAGAAGAGGATATACTTTTTAGTGAAAAATTTGCTTGTGTAGATTGCAATATAAGTATAGGAGAAATAGCTCCTAGAATGTTTTCTTTTAATTCTCCTTATGGAAAATGTGATAAATGTGATGGATTAGGTACTCTAATGGAAATAGATGAGGACTTAGTTGTACCAAATAAAAGTAAGAGTATAGTAGAAGGAGCAATAGTTCCCTTAGGTAGTGGTAGTTTAAAAGAAGATTCATGGACTTTTAGTATATTAAAAGCTTTGTCAAAGGAGTATAAATTTGATTTAAATACTCCTATAGAAAAATTGGATCCTAAAATAGTAAAGATTATTTTATATGGGCTAGATGGAGAGAGAATAAAGGTAAATTATAAAAAAGAAAATAGAACTATGGAATTAAATCATGCCTATGAAGGTGTTATAAATAATCTTAGAAGAAGATACATAGAAACTAATTCTGATTATATAAAAAGAGATATTGAAAGATATATGAGTGACAATCCTTGCCCAAAATGCAAGGGGGCAAGACTTCATGATGAAGCATTATCCGTTACAGTGGCACATAAAAATATATTTGAGTTTTGCAGTATGTCTATAAAAAAAGAACTAGATTTTATAGAATCTTTAGAGCTATCTAAAAAAGATGAAATAATAAGTAATCAAATACTAAAAGAGATCCGTAGTAGATTAAAATTTTTAATAGATGTAGGTTTAGATTATCTTACATTATCTAGAAATGCATCAACTTTATCAGGAGGAGAATCTCAAAGAATAAGATTGGCTACACAAATAGGCTCTAGTTTAGTAGGGGTTTTATATATATTAGATGAACCTAGTATAGGACTTCACCAAAGAGATAATGATAGACTTATAAAAACATTAAAAAATTTAAGGGACTTGGGGAATACTTTAGTAGTTGTAGAACATGACGAAGATACCATAAGAGAAGCAGATTATATTGTTGATATAGGACCTGGTGCTGGTGAACATGGCGGAGAAGTAGTGGCAGCGGGAACTTTAGAGGATATAATGAATACTGAAAAGTCTATAACAGGACAATATATAAAGGGAGTTAGAACAATATCAGTACCTGAAGAAAGACGAAAGGGTGAAGGTAAATATATATCCATAAAGGGAGCTAAAGAAAATAATTTGAAAAACGTAAGTGCTAAATTCCCTATAGGATTATTTACTTGTGTAACAGGGGTTTCTGGTTCAGGTAAAAGTACTCTAGTTAATGGAATATTATATAAAGGTATTCATAAAAAGTTAAATAATTCAAAGGATAATCCAGGGAAACATAAGGAAATTACTGGTATAGAAAATGTAGATAAGGTTATAAATATAGATCAGAGCCCTATAGGTAGAACTCCAAGATCCAATCCTGCCACCTATACAGGAGTATTTGATATTATAAGAGAAGTCTTTTCAAATACTAAGGAAGCTAAAATGCGAGGATATAAACCAGGAAGGTTTAGTTTTAATGTTAAAGGTGGAAGATGTGAGGCTTGTAGCGGAGATGGAATTATAAAAATTGAAATGCAATTTTTATCTGATGTATATGTTCCCTGTGAAATTTGTAAGGGTAAAAGATATAATAGAGAAACTTTAGAAGTAAAATATAAGGGTAAGAATATATCAGATGTATTAAATATGACTGTAGAAGAGGCTTTAAACTTTTTTGAAAATATTCCACGTATAAAAAATAAGCTTCAAACTCTTATGGATGTAGGCTTAAGTTATATAAGACTAGGCCAATCCTCTACACAACTTTCAGGAGGGGAAGCTCAAAGAATAAAATTAGCTTATGAGTTATCTAAAAGAAGTACAGGAAAAACTCTCTATATATTAGATGAGCCTACTACTGGACTTCATATGGAAGATGTAAATAAGTTAATAAGTATATTACAAAGATTAACAAATTCAGGTAATACCGTAGTGGTTATAGAGCATAATCTAGATGTTATAAAAAATGCGGATTATTTAATAGATCTAGGGCCAGAAGGTGGAGAAAAGGGAGGAACTATAATAGCAGAGGGAACCCCAGAAAAAATTTCAAGAGCTAGTAACTCATATACAGGACAATATTTAAAAAAGATGTTATAA